Part of the Passer domesticus isolate bPasDom1 chromosome 30, bPasDom1.hap1, whole genome shotgun sequence genome, caaagccatgcacaattccctctggaacaccaccaccatctcctacacaggatgtgctgcacagctctttttatttctgttcttcatctcagcacagctttccctcctgaccatcatgtgctatgaccgctacgtgtccatctgcaaacccctgcactacgggaccctcctgggcagcagagcttgtgcccacatggcagcagctgcctgggccagtgcctttctcaatgctctgctgcaaacagccaatacattttccctgtccctgtgccatggcaatgctctgggccagttcttctgtgaaatcccacagatcCTCAAGCTGTCATGCTCCAAATCCTATCTCAGGGAATTTGGACTCATTGCAGTTAGTGTTTGTTTAggttttggctgttttgtgttcattgttttctcctatgtgcagatcttcagggccgtgctgaggatcccctctgagcagggacggcacaaagccttttccacctgcctccctcacctggctgtgctctccctgttcctcagcactggtatatttgcctacctgaagcccctctccatgtcctccctatccctggatctggccctgtcacttctgtactcggtggtgcctccagccctga contains:
- the LOC135287516 gene encoding olfactory receptor 14A16-like codes for the protein MSNSSSISHFLLLALADTRQLQLLHFCLLLGISLAALLGNGLIISAVACGHHLHTPMFFFLLNLALSDLGSICTTVPKAMHNSLWNTTTISYTGCAAQLFLFLFFISAQLSLLTIMCYDRYVSICKPLHYGTLLGSRACAHMAAAAWASAFLNALLQTANTFSLSLCHGNALGQFFCEIPQILKLSCSKSYLREFGLIAVSVCLGFGCFVFIVFSYVQIFRAVLRIPSEQGRHKAFSTCLPHLAVLSLFLSTGIFAYLKPLSMSSLSLDLALSLLYSVVPPALNPLIYSLRNQELKSAVWTLMTGWIIKSKQCPNTALSPRPCH